The Schistocerca nitens isolate TAMUIC-IGC-003100 chromosome 7, iqSchNite1.1, whole genome shotgun sequence genome contains a region encoding:
- the LOC126195338 gene encoding uncharacterized protein LOC126195338 — MEVPECSPENYAGGQDARWIEPSETEQWRHPLLPADQWEQQPFRRSQLEADYEMPKQTLSQIPPYPGPQIQKQRILEELLEMNRVELPRASPQPQELVPLNVYRWHKPQAFPERCQNRISPPTCQCGSVHETAVDRPAKTLDRQTWLQDSRLVLCKEQVEKETRIGNASQFLKTFHEVLSECEEAVPHEAVFQEPETPFRQHCQCPAAQQEFSEKYEFQHSYGTVKTEEYQFQHSSRTVKTIFTNSIPSQRFIAAQSVAVDRQVIYKEEYKIIPQHQLEWNISDGDILGDMNMDLNFSRGTLVGVSP; from the coding sequence ATGGAGGTTCCAGAATGCAGTCCAGAGAACTACGCTGGAGGTCAAGACGCAAGGTGGATAGAGCCGAGTGAGACAGAACAGTGGCGTCATCCGCTCTTGCCTGCCGACCAGTGGGAGCAACAGCCGTTTCGACGTTCACAGCTTGAAGCAGATTACGAAATGCCCAAGCAGACACTGTCACAAATACCACCTTACCCAGGACCGCAGATCCAGAAGCAGCGTATACTCGAGGAGTTGCTAGAAATGAATCGCGTAGAGCTCCCTAGAGCTTCTCCGCAGCCACAAGAGTTAGTTCCTTTGAACGTTTACAGATGGCACAAGCCTCAAGCGTTTCCCGAACGATGCCAGAACCGGATCAGCCCGCCCACTTGCCAGTGTGGGTCAGTCCACGAGACAGCTGTCGACAGGCCTGCGAAGACTCTAGACAGACAGACTTGGTTGCAAGACAGTCGCCTCGTTCTGTGTAAGGAGCAAGTAGAGAAAGAAACTCGTATTGGAAACGCTTCACAATTTCTGAAGACGTTCCATGAAGTTCTCTCAGAGTGCGAGGAGGCCGTTCCACACGAAGCAGTGTTCCAGGAGCCAGAGACGCCGTTTCGTCAACACTGCCAGTGTCCCGCGGCTCAGCAAGAATTTTCTGAGAAATACGAGTTTCAGCACAGTTACGGGACTGTGAAGACGGAGGAATATCAGTTCCAGCACAGTTCCAGGACTGTGAAGACTATCTTCACAAACAGCATTCCCAGCCAGCGTTTCATTGCAGCTCAGTCGGTGGCCGTCGATCGCCAAGTGATTTACAAAGAAGAGTACAAAATCATCCCACAGCACCAGCTTGAGTGGAACATTTCAGATGGAGATATTCTAGGCGACATGAATATGGACTTAAATTTCAGTCGTGGTACGCTAGTGGGCGTCAGTCCATAA